A portion of the Ferviditalea candida genome contains these proteins:
- a CDS encoding ABC transporter permease codes for MNLVAFTGALELGLLYSIMALGVYLTFRVLNFPDLTVDGSFTTGGAIAAVMIASGQSPLLATVAAFAGGVAAGAITGLLHTKGKINALLSGILMMIALYSVNLRIMGKANVPLLGIDTLFTGMQVLLVMPLVVLAVKLLLDWFLHTDLGLSIRATGDNDRMVRSFGVNTDTTTIIGVSLSNGLVALSGALVSQQQGFAEVQMGVGMIVIGLASVIIGEAIFGAKNVFRATLAVALGAIVYRVIVAAAMRWGLNPQDMKLMTSMIVVIALVLPRIQSAFRKKAMIRKRSAELQTASPAQGSHQGGNQ; via the coding sequence ATGAATCTGGTTGCTTTTACGGGTGCGTTGGAATTGGGACTCCTATATTCAATTATGGCTTTAGGCGTTTACTTGACATTCCGCGTATTGAATTTCCCTGATTTGACTGTGGACGGAAGCTTCACCACCGGCGGGGCGATCGCCGCCGTGATGATAGCATCCGGGCAATCGCCGCTGTTGGCGACAGTTGCTGCCTTTGCGGGGGGAGTTGCCGCCGGGGCGATTACCGGCCTTCTGCATACAAAAGGGAAAATCAATGCGCTGCTTTCCGGTATTCTGATGATGATTGCCCTGTATTCGGTCAATCTGCGGATCATGGGAAAAGCGAACGTACCCTTGCTGGGAATCGATACCTTGTTCACCGGCATGCAGGTGCTCTTGGTGATGCCGCTCGTGGTTCTGGCCGTGAAGCTGCTGCTCGATTGGTTCCTGCATACCGATCTCGGGCTGTCGATCCGCGCCACGGGCGACAATGACAGGATGGTCCGCAGCTTCGGCGTCAATACGGATACGACGACCATCATCGGGGTCAGTCTGTCCAACGGTTTGGTGGCTCTTTCCGGCGCGCTTGTATCGCAGCAGCAAGGTTTTGCCGAAGTGCAGATGGGGGTCGGAATGATTGTCATCGGGTTGGCTTCCGTAATTATCGGGGAAGCGATTTTCGGAGCCAAGAACGTGTTTCGGGCGACGCTCGCCGTGGCCCTTGGGGCGATCGTCTACCGGGTTATTGTTGCCGCCGCGATGCGTTGGGGATTAAATCCTCAGGATATGAAGCTGATGACTTCGATGATCGTAGTCATTGCACTGGTTCTTCCGAGAATTCAATCGGCTTTCCGCAAGAAAGCGATGATTAGAAAAAGAAGCGCTGAGCTTCAAACAGCTTCTCCCGCACAAGGATCCCACCAAGGGGGTAACCAATGA
- a CDS encoding ABC transporter substrate-binding protein, which yields MKKLYHFTAFMLIAMLVLSACGQSKQAAPQESAKPSEQPAQSSAPEPKKEEKKVVKIGITQIVEHPSLDAARNGFLAALKDNGFTEGDNLQVDTQIAQGDMSNNTSIAQKFAADKKDLILAISTPSAQAVVKQITDTPVLFTAITDPLGAKLVSSLEKPGGNVTGTSDTHPEAITKLMDFIASQFPKVKTIGIVANEGEQNSLINVKKAEEALAKHNIKVVKAAVTNSSEVKQGAESLVGRVDAIYVPKDNTVVAALESMIQVAEKNKLPLFVGEKDSVKRGGFASYGFEYFDLGYTTGKMAVDILKNGKKPGDIPVGFPENLDLAINMKAAKNEGIEVTDAMKSMVKDPKNIIE from the coding sequence ATGAAAAAGCTTTATCACTTTACAGCTTTTATGCTTATTGCCATGCTGGTGCTGTCGGCATGCGGACAAAGCAAACAAGCTGCACCGCAGGAATCGGCGAAGCCTTCTGAACAGCCGGCTCAAAGTTCGGCGCCTGAACCGAAGAAGGAAGAAAAGAAAGTCGTCAAGATTGGAATTACGCAGATTGTTGAGCATCCTTCGCTTGATGCCGCACGCAACGGTTTTCTTGCCGCACTGAAAGATAACGGTTTCACTGAAGGTGACAATCTGCAAGTGGATACGCAGATTGCGCAGGGAGATATGAGCAACAACACCTCCATCGCCCAGAAATTCGCTGCTGACAAAAAAGATCTGATCCTGGCAATCTCGACGCCATCCGCACAAGCTGTCGTTAAACAAATTACGGATACCCCGGTTTTGTTCACCGCGATTACCGATCCGCTGGGAGCCAAGCTTGTGTCAAGTCTTGAAAAACCGGGCGGAAATGTAACGGGTACGTCTGATACGCATCCGGAAGCGATCACCAAGCTGATGGACTTCATCGCCTCGCAATTTCCCAAGGTGAAGACGATCGGAATCGTTGCCAATGAAGGCGAGCAGAACTCATTGATCAATGTTAAGAAAGCTGAAGAAGCGCTTGCCAAACATAACATTAAAGTCGTGAAAGCAGCGGTAACCAACAGCTCGGAAGTCAAACAAGGCGCTGAATCGCTTGTCGGACGCGTTGACGCGATTTACGTGCCGAAAGACAACACCGTCGTCGCTGCTCTTGAATCCATGATTCAAGTGGCTGAAAAGAATAAGCTTCCGCTGTTCGTGGGCGAGAAAGATTCCGTGAAACGCGGCGGATTTGCTTCCTATGGCTTTGAATATTTCGATCTTGGCTACACCACTGGTAAAATGGCGGTAGATATTCTGAAAAACGGTAAAAAACCTGGAGATATCCCGGTTGGATTCCCGGAAAATCTGGATCTTGCCATTAACATGAAAGCTGCAAAGAACGAAGGCATTGAAGTAACCGATGCGATGAAGAGCATGGTGAAGGATCCGAAAAATATTATTGAATAA
- a CDS encoding YwmB family TATA-box binding protein produces MLWLRKNKGMAILVLFIIMILCGWNSYSSTAEQASDAQKLWSFSRQELDGPVGVVMQAGTVFKSFTDSSEFLELGKRTSDLLGLPSGTVQLQEGTHLRYEAVLRSQDGITATLIILGMKEGGPTYLFVKVQGREVSSLDPLETLRDRLTAGLRALDLHPQWNTTIQGVLKAKDGGEAAVRKLWNRLGQKLQASKVESYEDARTSSISYYTPQMKESVRTGSRPMNLQAAVHRVTETNNLRVTLGVPVIVTEY; encoded by the coding sequence ATGCTTTGGTTGAGAAAAAACAAGGGAATGGCAATACTTGTATTATTCATAATCATGATCTTGTGCGGATGGAATTCTTATTCGTCAACTGCCGAACAGGCTAGCGATGCGCAAAAGCTTTGGAGTTTTTCCCGGCAGGAGCTGGACGGACCGGTCGGCGTCGTGATGCAGGCCGGTACTGTATTTAAAAGCTTCACGGATTCGAGCGAATTCCTGGAGTTGGGAAAGCGCACAAGCGATCTATTGGGACTGCCGTCGGGGACCGTTCAGCTTCAAGAGGGAACGCATCTGCGTTATGAGGCGGTTCTGCGCTCACAAGACGGTATCACGGCAACGCTGATTATCTTGGGAATGAAAGAAGGAGGACCGACCTACTTGTTTGTGAAGGTACAGGGCCGCGAGGTATCTTCGCTCGATCCGCTGGAAACGCTTCGCGATCGGCTGACTGCCGGACTGCGGGCTCTCGACTTGCATCCGCAGTGGAATACGACCATTCAGGGGGTATTGAAAGCGAAGGACGGCGGCGAAGCAGCCGTTCGGAAATTATGGAACCGTCTGGGCCAAAAGCTGCAAGCGAGCAAAGTTGAAAGCTATGAGGACGCCCGGACAAGCAGTATTTCCTATTATACGCCGCAGATGAAAGAGTCCGTTCGAACGGGCAGCCGTCCGATGAACCTGCAGGCGGCAGTGCATCGGGTGACGGAAACCAACAATCTGCGTGTCACCCTGGGCGTTCCCGTCATCGTGACGGAATATTGA
- the copZ gene encoding copper chaperone CopZ, with protein MRNVTLQVEGMSCGHCVKAVEGAMKEIGASGKVDLAAKTVAVEYDESKITLEQIKEAIEDQGYEVKQ; from the coding sequence ATGCGGAATGTCACATTGCAAGTGGAAGGCATGTCCTGCGGGCACTGCGTGAAAGCCGTGGAAGGGGCGATGAAAGAAATCGGCGCTTCCGGCAAAGTCGATTTGGCCGCCAAAACCGTCGCAGTTGAATATGACGAATCGAAAATTACTCTGGAGCAAATCAAGGAGGCCATCGAGGATCAGGGATATGAAGTCAAGCAATAA
- a CDS encoding metal-sensitive transcriptional regulator: MEQEEAMVGDSCHGQVEGSERKSHHSAKVKANLVARLNRIEGQVRGIKGMIEKDTYCDNVLNQIAAVQSALNSVGKLLLENHMKTCVVERIQEGDPEILDELLITVNKLMK, translated from the coding sequence ATGGAACAGGAGGAGGCAATGGTTGGCGACAGCTGTCACGGCCAGGTTGAAGGCTCGGAAAGAAAAAGCCATCATTCCGCCAAGGTTAAAGCCAATCTGGTTGCGCGCCTGAACCGGATCGAAGGGCAAGTTCGAGGCATTAAAGGCATGATTGAAAAGGATACATACTGTGATAATGTGCTCAATCAAATTGCCGCTGTCCAATCGGCTTTGAACAGCGTCGGAAAGCTCCTGCTGGAAAATCACATGAAAACCTGTGTCGTGGAACGGATCCAAGAGGGTGATCCGGAGATTCTCGACGAGCTTCTGATTACCGTTAACAAGCTGATGAAATAA